GCGTTCTGCTGCAGGAAGATCTCACGGATCATCCTCGCCACCTCCAGGGTCATCTTCTGCTCGTCGGGCAGCGCGTCGGAACCGACCAGCTGCACGATCTCCTGCAGTTCGGCCTCGCGCTGCAGGACCTCCATGGCCCACTGCCGGAGGGCGGGGAAGTCCTCCGCCACATTGGCCCGGTACCAGGCGTCCAGGTTGCCGGTGTACAGCGAGTACGAGGTAAGCCAGTTGATGGTCGGGAAGTGTCTGCGCTCACGGAGCTTGGAGTCCAGGGCCCAGAACACACGGACGATACGCAGAGTGTTCTGCGTGACCGGCTCGGACATGTCACCGCCGGGCGGAGAGACCGCTCCGACGACAGAGACCGACCCGGTGGTCCCGTTGGCGTTGGCGACACGGCCGGACCTCTCGTAGAATTCCGAGAGCCTCGCCGCCAGGTAAGCGGGGTATCCTTCCTCACCAGGCATCTCTTCCAGCCTGGAGGAGATCTCTCTCATGGCCTCGGCCCATCTCGAGGTCGAGTCGGCCATCAGGGAGACGTTGTAGCCCATGTCACGGTAGTACTCGGCGATGGTCATGCCGGTATAGACGGACGCCTCACGGGCGGCCACGGGCATGTTGGAGGTGTTGGCGATGAGCACGGTCCTCTGCATCAGAGGCTCCCCGGTCTTGGGGTCCTCGAGCTCGGGGAAGGTCGCCAGAACCTCGGTCATCTCGTTCCCGCGCTCGCCACATCCGATGTAGACGACGATCTCGGCATCGGACCACTTGGCCAGCTGCTGCTGGGTAACGGTCTTGCCCGTACCGAACGCTCCGGGAATGGCTGCGGTGCCTCCCTGGGGCAGGGGGAACATGGTGTCCAGGACTCTTTGCCCGGTGACCAGGGGGATATCCGGCAGGAGCTTCTTGCCGAAAGGCCTGCCGCTCCTGACCGGCCACTTCTGCAGCATAGTCAGGTTCTTCTGACCGACGATGGCGACGGTCTCATCGACGGTGAAGTCGCCCTCGGTGATGCTGTTGAGCGTTCCGGACACTCCGGGCGGCACCATGATCTTATGAGTGATGTAGTACTCCTGAACGGTTCCCAGGACAGTTCCGGGCTCTACCTTGTCACCCTTCTTGGCGACAGGGGTGAAGTGCCACTTCTTGGTGTGGTCCAACCCGGGGGCGCTGACACCCCTCTTGATGTAGTCGCCCATCCTGCTCATCAAGACTGGAAGGGGCCTCTGGATACCGTCGTACACACTGCTCAGGAGGCCAGGTCCCAGCTCGGCCACCAGAGGTTGCGCGGTATCAATGACCTTCTCGCCGGGCCTTAGTCCGGAGGTCTCCTCGTAAACCTGAATGATCGTCTTGTCGCCGTCGATCTTGATGACCTCGCCCATCAGGCCCTCTTCTCCCACCTGCATGATGTCATACATCTTGGGGGAGATCCCGATCGCGGTCACCACCGGTCCGGCCACCCTGTAGATCTCACCTTGCTTCGCCATTTTCAATCCCTCTCAGTCTTGTATAGGTCAACGCCAATTGCCCTCTTCACCTTCTCTCTCAGGTCGCCTTCCTCTCCGCCTACCGGAACAACGACCGGGGAAATGCTCTCCATCGCCCTCTTGCGGGAGTTAGGAGAGGCCTTGGACAGGTCAGCGGCATTGATGGCCAGCACGCCGATGGACGGGTCGGCCACCAGGTCTAGCAACTTCTGCTCGTACTCCGCCGGCCGGACGGCATAGACCCGCCGGATGCCGGCTAGGCGGAAGCCCAGCACGAACTCTTCACTTCCTAGTACCGCGAATTCCATCAGATCACCAGCAACTTCTTGATAGCTTCGGGGTCCATCCCAGTGGCCTTGCCGCGGGCCACGATACGGATGTTGTCGACCTCGATCTTCTTTCTAATGACATAGTCGATGATGGGAAGAACGGACAACGGATAGAGGTGGGAGAACCTCTCCGCCTGCTTGGCCTGGTAAGCCTGCAGGCTTAGCATCACGTCGTTGAGGGAGCCGGTCTTCCTGGCCACCTCCAGTCCTTCCTTGATGTCCTCATAGAACTTCAGCTTGGTCAGCTCGTCGAGCATCTGCTCGAAGCTCTCGGCCGAGGACAGTCGGGTAAGCTCCTTCATGTCCAGGTCATGCCCGCCCTCGATGAAGTAGGGGCGGATCTTGTCCGCGCTCAGCCCGGCCTGCTTGAGCTTGAGCAGAGTGCGAAGGTTGACGATGTCGATCTCCCTCCGGATGTACCTGTGGAAAAGCGCGCGGGGCTTTCCCTTGGGGGGAACGGCCTCCAGCAGCTTCTCGTAGTAGTCCTTGTCGAGGTAATCCTCGATGGGCGCCAGGTTCCCGGTCTTCTCATAGTTCGTCAGGACCTCGTCGGGAACGGCGATGTCCTGCTTCTTGTGGACGGCGTCCAGAACCTCTTTGGGTCCGTCCATGGCCACCAGGGACAGGAGGTACTCCTCACTGAGGTTGCCCGCAGGGACGAGGTCCTCCTGTATCTCCTCGAGGCTAGCGTTAGAGAACTTGCCGCGCAGGATGGTCTTGATATTGACGTAATCCCACCGGCGAAGGTAGGCCGCCAGGATGGTCTTGAGATCACCCTCGCAGAAGTTGATGATGGTCCGGTAGGTGCGGGCCAGGTTCATGGAGGTGCCTAGCTCTATGAGGTTGACCCCCGAGTACTTGGACCCTAGCTCGGTCATCTCCGCTTTATACTCCGTCTCGCCCATGAACCTCCCGATCTCGTTGAGGTCCATCATCATCAACTTGGGGTAGTTGTCCTTGGTCAACAGCTGGGCCTTCTTGGCCTTGACCCTCGCCGTGGCATAGGGGTAGTTACCCTTTCTGCGGCCTGATCCTAACATTTGTTCACCTAACGCTCACTCGAACAGCACGTTCGATATGTTCTTCATGTCCCGGTCCCAGATGCTCTCCAGGATGGTCTTGAAACGGTAGTCCAGGCGGACGGTACCGTCCTCGTTCTCCAGGATCAGGCCGGAACCCATTTCGGTCTCGTTCAGGGAATCGCATCCCCGAAGTCCCGCCAGAAGGTCGGCCTCCCCCTTGGGGATGAAGACCTTGGGCTTATGGATGACCTTCTTGCCATCGGCCAAGATCTTCTTGTAGAGGGCAGACTTTTCCTTGGAATCCATCGTGGACAGCTCCCTGAGCATCTCCTCGAAGGTCCGGTTCAGGATGTCCTTCCTCTTGTTCAGCACGATCTTCTTAGCCTCCAGTTCAGCACTGGAGAGTTCCTGCCTCCTCATGCGCATGAGGCCGTCCTGGAGCTCCTTATCCTCTGTCTTCCGCATCTTGTCGATCCTTTG
This DNA window, taken from Methanomassiliicoccus sp., encodes the following:
- the ahaC gene encoding ATP synthase A1 subunit C, which translates into the protein MLGSGRRKGNYPYATARVKAKKAQLLTKDNYPKLMMMDLNEIGRFMGETEYKAEMTELGSKYSGVNLIELGTSMNLARTYRTIINFCEGDLKTILAAYLRRWDYVNIKTILRGKFSNASLEEIQEDLVPAGNLSEEYLLSLVAMDGPKEVLDAVHKKQDIAVPDEVLTNYEKTGNLAPIEDYLDKDYYEKLLEAVPPKGKPRALFHRYIRREIDIVNLRTLLKLKQAGLSADKIRPYFIEGGHDLDMKELTRLSSAESFEQMLDELTKLKFYEDIKEGLEVARKTGSLNDVMLSLQAYQAKQAERFSHLYPLSVLPIIDYVIRKKIEVDNIRIVARGKATGMDPEAIKKLLVI
- a CDS encoding V-type ATP synthase subunit A, whose amino-acid sequence is MAKQGEIYRVAGPVVTAIGISPKMYDIMQVGEEGLMGEVIKIDGDKTIIQVYEETSGLRPGEKVIDTAQPLVAELGPGLLSSVYDGIQRPLPVLMSRMGDYIKRGVSAPGLDHTKKWHFTPVAKKGDKVEPGTVLGTVQEYYITHKIMVPPGVSGTLNSITEGDFTVDETVAIVGQKNLTMLQKWPVRSGRPFGKKLLPDIPLVTGQRVLDTMFPLPQGGTAAIPGAFGTGKTVTQQQLAKWSDAEIVVYIGCGERGNEMTEVLATFPELEDPKTGEPLMQRTVLIANTSNMPVAAREASVYTGMTIAEYYRDMGYNVSLMADSTSRWAEAMREISSRLEEMPGEEGYPAYLAARLSEFYERSGRVANANGTTGSVSVVGAVSPPGGDMSEPVTQNTLRIVRVFWALDSKLRERRHFPTINWLTSYSLYTGNLDAWYRANVAEDFPALRQWAMEVLQREAELQEIVQLVGSDALPDEQKMTLEVARMIREIFLQQNAYHKVDTYCPLPRQYKVMKLIKQFSDLSKKAVEADVSVDAIVELPVRNRLAKAKYEENIDQELDAVGKEMSGQFEALGGKA
- a CDS encoding V-type ATP synthase subunit F gives rise to the protein MEFAVLGSEEFVLGFRLAGIRRVYAVRPAEYEQKLLDLVADPSIGVLAINAADLSKASPNSRKRAMESISPVVVPVGGEEGDLREKVKRAIGVDLYKTERD
- a CDS encoding V-type ATPase subunit subunit G family protein, whose translation is MALDKVANDILDNARKEADQRVQEAEKERAKILQEADQRIDKMRKTEDKELQDGLMRMRRQELSSAELEAKKIVLNKRKDILNRTFEEMLRELSTMDSKEKSALYKKILADGKKVIHKPKVFIPKGEADLLAGLRGCDSLNETEMGSGLILENEDGTVRLDYRFKTILESIWDRDMKNISNVLFE